A portion of the Babylonia areolata isolate BAREFJ2019XMU chromosome 16, ASM4173473v1, whole genome shotgun sequence genome contains these proteins:
- the LOC143290721 gene encoding uncharacterized protein LOC143290721 produces the protein MLTPRKKAAVLLLAVALVAIVTLAVFYQHLGLTFRQSILPALGALKSRLAVPARAPLNPPTANGSITSGAVTAKRKKIVYACSGGCGGWADRQKGIVGAYVLAAMLGRDFGIHISFPCDLGRLLGPGKVRWAVRAEDLAGPHAHHYTSLDHAAVVFTQSFLAQPDLQQHFPHDVSVFTWNMEVVQFLQKHQLASGIEWLAGQPYPEVYRRVLTDLFTFKPDLQKQLDDLQNSRPPGTRLVCAQMRLGKHNGSFPDVESWQTFENFPILVDFLAKYNDSRKYRLLVASDSVEIVQRAKAKFPEVLVTIPGPITHTDKSRGADACEGFKKAILDEYALSLCDVLVISESGLGKIASFLRHSDLDLFLFHGVHIDPFTRRGTFPNKSGW, from the exons ATGCTCACCCCTCGAAag aagGCCGCCGTGCTGCTGCTGGCCGTGGCCCTGGTGGCCATAGTGACCCTGGCCGTCTTCTACCAGCACCTGGGGCTGACGTTCCGCCAGTCCATCCTGCCGGCACTGGGCGCCCTCAAGTCTCGCCTTGCAGTCCCCGCACGTGCCCCCCTCAATCCGCCCACAGCCAACGGCAGCATCACCAGTGGCGCCGTCACcgcgaagaggaagaagatcgTGTATGCCTGCtccggggggtgtggtgggtgggcggACCGCCAGAAAGGGATCGTGGGTGCTTACGTGCTGGCGGCCATGTTGGGTCGTGATTTCGGCATCCACATCTCCTTCCCCTGCGACCTGGGGCGGCTGCTGGGGCCGGGCAAGGTGCGGTGGGCGGTCCGGGCCGAGGACCTGGCGGGGCCTCACGCCCACCACTACACCTCGCTGGACCACGCCGCTGTCGTGTTCACCCAGAGCTTCCTGGCCCAGCCCGACCTGCAGCAGCACTTCCCCCACGACGTGTCCGTCTTCACCTGGAACATGGAGGTGGTGCAGTTCCTGCAGAAGCACCAGCTGGCCTCAGGGATCGAGTGGCTGGCCGGGCAGCCTTACCCTGAGGTGTACCGCCGGGTGCTGACGGACCTCTTCACGTTCAAGCCGGACCTCCAGAAACAGCTGGACGACCTGCAGAACTCGCGGCCTCCGGGCACCAGGCTGGTCTGCGCTCAGATGAGGCTGGGCAAGCACAACGGATCCTTCCCGGACGTGGAGTCGTGGCAGACCTTCGAGAATTTCCCCATCCTGGTGGACTTCCTGGCCAAGTACAACGACTCACGCAAGTACCGCCTCCTCGTCGCCTCGGACTCGGTAGAGATCGTGCAGCGGGCCAAGGCCAAGTTCCCGGAAGTGTTGGTGACGATCCCGGGCCCCATCACCCACACGGACAAGTCCCGGGGCGCCGATGCCTGCGAGGGCTTCAAGAAGGCCATCCTGGATGAGTACGCCCTGTCGCTGTGCGACGTGCTGGTCATCTCTGAGAGCGGGCTGGGGAAGATCGCCTCCTTCCTGCGCCACTCCGACCTcgacctcttcctcttccacggCGTCCACATCGATCCCTTCACCCGGCGGGGCACCTTCCCCAACAAGTCAGGGTGgtag
- the LOC143291068 gene encoding uncharacterized protein LOC143291068 isoform X2: MTAAMFKVKELIHVINFEFSSKGRRRRRIPAGFCYVCSRLYPRGTGGGPNNPYRHLFSSGYPRPCPHLTPNAPHPTFIGSEDEDEDEGELDEDFADDGFDEGSWGDGEEGAMFDTAILRDDGTEDPRVFTLPPVFGKQEDQLHKQKRRSKNGRLVPMVSENTFLSTNKRGQGQGEGHLGTGDDLHLPQLSNQRASLVAGEEGVGNGRGRGKDPRRLHSERIDRRVTGPVGERSTRSDSALELAQSRTDLSREKTDPPPQPILVSIRNQDGEVVHKTPLEKLPPGALPTEAFVDQRGKPTRKKREKKRRPRSRNDSASPTFSGSITISRETTLSGLDSPDYFLSQLRSASWCECPDHVQSSSRCGECRRVRDHEKWCVSRNTICQTCGKAFKRKYSQLERKSSFSTIPASSGPMTVTNLPTPGSPSKSRHQNCSPTKAADTTSAQRPGLTREASNNRVRFNQDGEVVYPQWDVLPDSGVEDDKEETTGGSQPLDQPAGKWEVRKTALPSIDANVHQRAYQLALADAKMKAMVQKKKSKSLQHPKGLYFSYFPLLKRKQPAPDLAASPTPPPHAIGLRADVREGKQLKVKKGLKHILGDIKLDDYYPGGKSYPNHVS; the protein is encoded by the exons GGACGACGCCGGAGACGCATCCCGGCCGGGTTCTGCTATGTGTGCAGCCGGCTGTACCCccgggggacgggaggggggccCAACAACCCCTACCGCCACCTCTTCTCCTCGGGCTACCCCCGGCCctgcccccacctcacccccaacgCCCCGCACCCTACCTTCATCGGCAGCGAGgacgaggatgaggatgagggtgagctCGATGAGGATTTCGCTGACGACGGTTTCGATGAGGGGTCGTGGggtgacggggaggagggggcgatGTTCGACACGGCCATCCTGCGTGATGACGGCACTGAGGACCCCAG GGTCTTCACTCTCCCTCCAGTCTTCGGCAAACAAGAAGACCAGCTACACAAGCAGAAACGTCGGTCCAAAAATGGCCGACTGGTTCCCATGGTGAGCGAAAACACCTTCCTCTCCACCAACAAACGGGGTCAAGGGCAAGGCGAAGGTCACCTTGGAACCGGCGACGACCTTCACCTTCCCCAACTGTCCAATCAGCGGGCGTCACTGGTGGCGGGGGAAGAAGGGGTAGGgaacgggagagggagggggaaggacccAAGGAGGCTGCACTCGGAAAGGATCGACAGAAGAGTTACCGGCCCTGTGGGAGAGAGATCCACGCGGTCGGATTCTGCTCTGGAACTTG CCCAGTCCAGGACCGACCTGTCCCGGGAGAAGACcgaccctcccccacaacccatcCTGGTCAGCATCCGGAACCAGGACGGTGAGGTGGTGCACAAGACCCCCCTGGAAAAGCTCCCCCCGGGCGCCCTGCCTACCGAGGCCTTTGTGGACCAGCGGGGCAAGCCCACCCGGAAGAAGCGGGAGAAGAAACGCCGACCGCGCAGCCGCAACGACAGCGCGTCGCCGACGTTTTCCGGTTCCATCACCATCTCCAGAGAGACCACTCTGAGCGGCCTGGACTCTCCGGACTACTTCCTGTCCCAGCTGCGCTCCGCCAGCTGGTGTGAGTGCCCGGACCACGTGCAGAGCAGCTCGCGCTGCGGGGAGTGCCGGCGGGTGAGGGACCACGAGAAGTGGTGCGTGTCCCGCAACACCATCTGCCAGACCTGCGGCAAGGCCTTCAAGCGGAAGTACTCCCAGCTGGAGCGGAAGTCCTCCTTCAGCACCATCCCGGCGTCGTCAGGGCCAATGACGGtcaccaacctccccacccccggaAGCCCCTCGAAGAGCCGGCACCAGAACTGCTCCCCGACCAAAGCCGCCGACACCACGTCAGCTCAGCGACCTGGCTTGACAAGGGAGGCAAGCAACAACCGCGTCCGTTTCAACCAGGACGGCGAGGTAGTCTACCCTCAGTGGGACGTCTTGCCAGACTCCGGCGTGGAGGACGACAAAGAGGAGACAACCGGAGGGTCACAGCCGCTGGACCAGCCGGCAGGGAAATGGGAGGTCCGGAAGACTGCTCTCCCTTCCATTGACGCCAATGTCCACCAGAGGGCGTATCAGCTGGCCCTGGCCGACGCCAAGATGAAAGCGATGGtgcagaagaagaaatccaaGAGCCTGCAGCATCCCAAGGGACTGTACTTCTCCTACTTCCCGCTGCTGAAGAGGAAGCAGCCAGCTCCAGACTTGGCGGccagccccacccctccacctcacgcTATCGGCCTGCGGGCTGACGTCAGGGAGGGGAAGCAACTCAAGGTGAAGAAGGGACTGAAACACATCCTGGGGGACATCAAACTGGACGATTATTACCCTGGGGGCAAAAGTTACCCCAACCACGTGTCTTAG
- the LOC143291068 gene encoding uncharacterized protein LOC143291068 isoform X1 — translation MTTITRTSPLDLREVRKTQRRVAALLQVPDQSTLGLGRRRRRIPAGFCYVCSRLYPRGTGGGPNNPYRHLFSSGYPRPCPHLTPNAPHPTFIGSEDEDEDEGELDEDFADDGFDEGSWGDGEEGAMFDTAILRDDGTEDPRVFTLPPVFGKQEDQLHKQKRRSKNGRLVPMVSENTFLSTNKRGQGQGEGHLGTGDDLHLPQLSNQRASLVAGEEGVGNGRGRGKDPRRLHSERIDRRVTGPVGERSTRSDSALELAQSRTDLSREKTDPPPQPILVSIRNQDGEVVHKTPLEKLPPGALPTEAFVDQRGKPTRKKREKKRRPRSRNDSASPTFSGSITISRETTLSGLDSPDYFLSQLRSASWCECPDHVQSSSRCGECRRVRDHEKWCVSRNTICQTCGKAFKRKYSQLERKSSFSTIPASSGPMTVTNLPTPGSPSKSRHQNCSPTKAADTTSAQRPGLTREASNNRVRFNQDGEVVYPQWDVLPDSGVEDDKEETTGGSQPLDQPAGKWEVRKTALPSIDANVHQRAYQLALADAKMKAMVQKKKSKSLQHPKGLYFSYFPLLKRKQPAPDLAASPTPPPHAIGLRADVREGKQLKVKKGLKHILGDIKLDDYYPGGKSYPNHVS, via the exons ATGACGACCATCACCCGGACGAGTCCATTAGATTTAAGGGAGGTGAGGAAGACACAGAGGCGTGTGGCAGCCCTGCTCCAAGTTCCGGACCAGTCCACTTTGGGTCTC GGACGACGCCGGAGACGCATCCCGGCCGGGTTCTGCTATGTGTGCAGCCGGCTGTACCCccgggggacgggaggggggccCAACAACCCCTACCGCCACCTCTTCTCCTCGGGCTACCCCCGGCCctgcccccacctcacccccaacgCCCCGCACCCTACCTTCATCGGCAGCGAGgacgaggatgaggatgagggtgagctCGATGAGGATTTCGCTGACGACGGTTTCGATGAGGGGTCGTGGggtgacggggaggagggggcgatGTTCGACACGGCCATCCTGCGTGATGACGGCACTGAGGACCCCAG GGTCTTCACTCTCCCTCCAGTCTTCGGCAAACAAGAAGACCAGCTACACAAGCAGAAACGTCGGTCCAAAAATGGCCGACTGGTTCCCATGGTGAGCGAAAACACCTTCCTCTCCACCAACAAACGGGGTCAAGGGCAAGGCGAAGGTCACCTTGGAACCGGCGACGACCTTCACCTTCCCCAACTGTCCAATCAGCGGGCGTCACTGGTGGCGGGGGAAGAAGGGGTAGGgaacgggagagggagggggaaggacccAAGGAGGCTGCACTCGGAAAGGATCGACAGAAGAGTTACCGGCCCTGTGGGAGAGAGATCCACGCGGTCGGATTCTGCTCTGGAACTTG CCCAGTCCAGGACCGACCTGTCCCGGGAGAAGACcgaccctcccccacaacccatcCTGGTCAGCATCCGGAACCAGGACGGTGAGGTGGTGCACAAGACCCCCCTGGAAAAGCTCCCCCCGGGCGCCCTGCCTACCGAGGCCTTTGTGGACCAGCGGGGCAAGCCCACCCGGAAGAAGCGGGAGAAGAAACGCCGACCGCGCAGCCGCAACGACAGCGCGTCGCCGACGTTTTCCGGTTCCATCACCATCTCCAGAGAGACCACTCTGAGCGGCCTGGACTCTCCGGACTACTTCCTGTCCCAGCTGCGCTCCGCCAGCTGGTGTGAGTGCCCGGACCACGTGCAGAGCAGCTCGCGCTGCGGGGAGTGCCGGCGGGTGAGGGACCACGAGAAGTGGTGCGTGTCCCGCAACACCATCTGCCAGACCTGCGGCAAGGCCTTCAAGCGGAAGTACTCCCAGCTGGAGCGGAAGTCCTCCTTCAGCACCATCCCGGCGTCGTCAGGGCCAATGACGGtcaccaacctccccacccccggaAGCCCCTCGAAGAGCCGGCACCAGAACTGCTCCCCGACCAAAGCCGCCGACACCACGTCAGCTCAGCGACCTGGCTTGACAAGGGAGGCAAGCAACAACCGCGTCCGTTTCAACCAGGACGGCGAGGTAGTCTACCCTCAGTGGGACGTCTTGCCAGACTCCGGCGTGGAGGACGACAAAGAGGAGACAACCGGAGGGTCACAGCCGCTGGACCAGCCGGCAGGGAAATGGGAGGTCCGGAAGACTGCTCTCCCTTCCATTGACGCCAATGTCCACCAGAGGGCGTATCAGCTGGCCCTGGCCGACGCCAAGATGAAAGCGATGGtgcagaagaagaaatccaaGAGCCTGCAGCATCCCAAGGGACTGTACTTCTCCTACTTCCCGCTGCTGAAGAGGAAGCAGCCAGCTCCAGACTTGGCGGccagccccacccctccacctcacgcTATCGGCCTGCGGGCTGACGTCAGGGAGGGGAAGCAACTCAAGGTGAAGAAGGGACTGAAACACATCCTGGGGGACATCAAACTGGACGATTATTACCCTGGGGGCAAAAGTTACCCCAACCACGTGTCTTAG